In Zingiber officinale cultivar Zhangliang chromosome 3B, Zo_v1.1, whole genome shotgun sequence, a single window of DNA contains:
- the LOC121967298 gene encoding protein ALP1-like, which yields MARPPFNSRSQNLMCTLWVTHIILMAVMVLIFYQHSYRIYRRTKICRIKNKEEKRIKRMQWIFSLTKESDAFCISELRMDRRTFEILCDMVRDIGGLKDTRNAAVDEIVAFFIYVLAHHKKNRTISLLFHRSQETVSRHFNLCLHAILKLHHILLQTPEPISENCEDDRWKPFKGCLGALDGTFIPITPPKEEKQRYRTRKGGIATNVLGVCSQNMQFIYVLPGWEGSAHDGRVLRDAISRPTGLKVPQGCYYLVDAGYCNSSGFLAPYRGHRYHLNEFDGHRPETPEEYFNMKHSRARNVIERCFGLLKGRWKILASPSFFPIQTQVRIIISCCLLHNLIRKFMSTDPQESIEDDEESEGEESDDDDEVEYIRTIAPTDQWNAFRNNMAIEMFNNWRNGVFNMG from the exons ATGGCACGACCTCCTTTTAATAGCAGAAGTCAAAATTTAATGTGCACATTGTGGGTTACACATATTATACTTATGGCTGTTATGGTTCTCATATTCTATCAACATTCGTATCGAATATATCGACGTACTAAAATTTGCCGAATAAAAAATAAGGAAGAAAAACGAATTAAGCGAATGCAATGGATATTTAGCCTTACAAAAGAGAGTGATGCATTTTGTATTAGTGAACTCCGCATGGATAGACGAACCTTTGAGATATTATGTGATATGGTAAGAGACATTGGGGGATTAAAAGACACAAGAAATGCGGCTGTTGATGAAATTGTTGCATTTTTTATCTATGTTCTGGCACATCACAAGAAAAACAGAACAATTAGTCTACTTTTTCATCGAAGTCAAGAGACTGTGAGCCGTCACTTCAATCTGTGTCTTCATGCAATTTTGAAGCTTCACCACATATTACTCCAAACACCAGAACCTATATCCGAAAACTGTGAAGATGACAGATGGAAACCATTTAAG GGTTGCTTAGGCGCGTTAGATGGTACTTTTATTCCAATAACACCTCCTAAAGAAGAAAAACAACGTTATCGTACAAGGAAAGGAGGTATAGCGACAAATGTGTTGGGAGTATGTTCCCAAAATATGCAATTTATATATGTGTTACCTGGATGGGAAGGTTCTGCTCACGACGGTCGTGTTCTTCGTGATGCCATTAGTAGGCCTACTGGGCTTAAAGTTCCTCAAG GTTGTTACTACTTGGTGGATGCTGGTTATTGTAATTCTTCTGGATTTCTTGCGCCTTATCGTGGACATAGGTATCATCTTAATGAGTTTGATGGTCATCGACCCGAGACTCCGGAAGAATATTTTAATATGAAGCATTCTCGAGCAAGAAATGTAATTGAGAGGTGTTTTGGTTTGTTGAAGGGGCGTTGGAAAATTCTAGCATCCCCTTCTTTCTTCCCAATACAAACCCAAGTCCGTATTATTATTTCCTGTTGTCTACTCCATAATCTGATTCGCAAATTTATGAGTACAGATCCTCAGGAATCTATAGAGGATGATGAAGAAAGCGAAGGTGAGGAAagcgatgatgatgatgaagtggAATACATACGAACAATTGCCCCAACTGACCAGTGGAATGCGTTCAGAAATAATATGGCAATTGAAATGTTTAATAATTGGAGAAATGGAGTTTTTAATATGGGATGA